The Coffea eugenioides isolate CCC68of chromosome 8, Ceug_1.0, whole genome shotgun sequence genome has a segment encoding these proteins:
- the LOC113779372 gene encoding probable polygalacturonase At3g15720 produces MHSMGLQIISLIVCIAASYPDGGLAAVFNVTGFGAIGDGIHDDTEAFSQAWEAACSNGEGSSTVIVPAGRTFLLSPVNFEGPCYCSNVHFQVLGKIVAPNETDAWKGCVSDSWLHFSDIPGLVLEGSGVIDGRGSPWWKNVSLGILKNALHIHKCDGLQLRGLHHVNSPKSHISINKCNGVSISGLNILAPENSPNTDGIDVSESTHVFISDSIIQTGDDCVAINGGSSDIQMTNVSCGPGHGISVGSLGANGSYATVEQVNVTKCNFQGTQNGIRIKTWPGGSGYARNISFEDITLQDVENPIIIDQFYCKGEFKCEDKPSPSAVQVSHVTYQGVNGSSSGERAIQLFCSESKGCTDIKMQQINITSAIPGAKTYAICKNAYGESSSTSPPVPCLTLHHDDVLGREASAVWV; encoded by the exons ATGCACAGCATG GGTCTACAAATCATATCCTTAATAGTTTGTATAGCTGCATCGTATCCAGATGGTGGCCTGGCTGCTGTTTTTAATGTTACCGGATTTGGTGCCATTGGAGATGGAATACATGATGACACTGAG GCTTTTTCACAAGCTTGGGAAGCTGCTTGTTCAAATGGTGAAGGTTCAAGTACCGTCATAGTTCCAGCAGGAAGGACATTCCTACTGAGCCCAGTGAATTTTGAAGGCCCCTGCTACTGTTCCAATGTACATTTTCAG GTTTTGGGAAAAATTGTGGCGCCCAATGAAACTGATGCGTGGAAAGGCTGCGTATCAGATAGTTGGCTTCACTTTTCAGACATACCTGGTCTGGTCCTGGAAGGTTCAGGGGTGATTGATGGGCGGGGTTCACCCTGGTGGAAAAATGTTAGCCTTGGCATCCTCAAGAAT GCTCTACACATCCACAAATGTGACGGCCTTCAGTTGAGGGGACTTCATCATGTCAACAGTCCCAAAAgccatataagcatcaataagtgtAATGGCGTATCAATATCTGGACTCAACATTCTTGCACCTGAAAACAGTCCAAATACTGATGGAATTGATGTGTCTGAATccactcatgtttttatttccgACTCCATTATTCAAACTG GGGATGACTGTGTTGCGATAAATGGTGGCAGTTCTGACATACAAATGACGAACGTTTCATGCGGACCTGGACACGGAATAAG TGTTGGAAGCTTGGGGGCAAATGGGTCATATGCAACGGTGGAGCAAGTAAATGTAACAAAATGCAACTTCCAGGGAACACAGAATGGtataagaatcaagacatggcCG GGGGGTTCTGGATACGCCAGAAATATAAGCTTTGAGGATATCACACTTCAAGACGTGGAGAACCCTATAATAATCGACCAGTTTTATTGCAAGGGtgaatttaaatgtgaagataag CCTTCACCATCAGCTGTGCAAGTGAGCCACGTAACCTACCAGGGAGTGAACGGATCTTCTTCGGGCGAGAGAGCAATTCAATTGTTCTGCAGTGAGAGCAAAGGATGCACTGAcatcaaaatgcaacaaataaACATAACCTCTGCTATTCCTGGAGCAAAGACATATGCCATCTGTAAAAATGCCTATGGGGAGTCCTCCTCAACTTCACCTCCTGTTCCCTGCCTAACGCTGCATCACGACGATGTCTTGGGGAGAGAAGCCAGTGCGGTTTGGGTCTGA